A window of Ictidomys tridecemlineatus isolate mIctTri1 chromosome 15, mIctTri1.hap1, whole genome shotgun sequence contains these coding sequences:
- the Cebpa gene encoding CCAAT/enhancer-binding protein alpha, giving the protein MESADFYEAEPRPPMSSHLQSPPHAPSSAAFGFPRGAGPAQPPAPPAAPEPLGGICEHETSIDISAYIDPAAFNDEFLADLFQHSRQQEKAKAAAAPASGSGEFDYPGAPVGPGGAVMSGGAHGPPPGYGCAAAGYLDGRLEPLYERVGAPALRPLVIKQEPREEDEAKQLALAGLFPYQPPPPPPPPHPHPPPAHLAAPHLQFQIAHCGQTTMHLQPGHPTPPPTPVPSPHPAPALGAAGLQGPGGALKGLPAAHPDLRAGGGSGGAGKAKKSVDKNSNEYRVRRERNNIAVRKSRDKAKQRNVETQQKVLELTSDNDRLRKRVEQLSRELDTLRGIFRQLPESSLVKAMGNCA; this is encoded by the coding sequence ATGGAGTCGGCCGACTTCTACGAGGCGGAGCCGCGGCCCCCGATGAGCAGCCACCTCCAGAGCCCCCCGCACGCGCCCAGCAGCGCCGCCTTCGGCTTTCCCCGGGGCGCGGGCCCTGCGCAGCCCCCTGCCCCACCTGCCGCCCCGGAGCCGCTGGGCGGCATCTGCGAACACGAGACGTCCATCGACATCAGCGCCTACATCGACCCGGCCGCCTTCAACGACGAGTTTCTGGCCGACCTGTTTCAGCACAGCCGGCAGCAGGAGAAGGCCAAGGCGGCCGCGGCCCCCGCGAGCGGCAGCGGCGAATTTGACTACCCCGGCGCCCCGGTGGGTCCCGGAGGCGCCGTCATGTCCGGGGGTGCGCACGGCCCCCCTCCCGGCTACGGCTGCGCGGCGGCCGGCTACCTGGACGGCAGGCTGGAGCCCCTGTACGAGCGCGTCGGGGCGCCGGCGCTGCGGCCCCTGGTGATCAAGCAGGAGCCCCGCGAGGAGGACGAGGCGAAGCAGCTGGCGCTGGCCGGCCTCTTCCCCTACcagccgccgccaccgccgccgccgccacacCCGCACCCGCCGCCTGCGCACCTGGCCGCCCCGCACCTGCAGTTCCAGATCGCGCACTGCGGCCAGACCACCATGCACCTGCAGCCTGGCCACCCCACGCCGCCGCCCACGCCCGTGCCCAGCCCGCACCCAGCGCCAGCGCTCGGCGCCGCTGGCCTCCAGGGCCCGGGCGGCGCGCTCAAGGGGCTGCCAGCTGCGCACCCTGATCTCCGCGcgggcggcggcagcggcggcgctGGCAAGGCCAAGAAGTCGGTGGACAAGAACAGCAACGAGTACCGGGTGCGGCGGGAGCGCAACAACATCGCGGTGCGCAAGAGCCGCGACAAGGCTAAGCAGCGCAACGTGGAGACGCAGCAGAAAGTGCTGGAGCTGACCAGTGACAATGACCGCCTGCGCAAGCGGGTGGAACAGCTGAGCCGCGAACTGGACACGCTGCGGGGCATCTTCCGCCAGCTGCCAGAGAGCTCTTTGGTCAAGGCCATGGGCAACTGCGCGTGA